tttatacaaataaaaataaaaagtgttctGAAAGAAAGAATGTTTGTACTTTGTGcactgcaaatatttattataacatattatgaGATAATTTATGTAACCACACAGCGTAGATGCCATAAGGAAGTGCTGACAGACACAGGTCTGCCAGTAGAAAAGACGTGCcatttctattatgaatatattattaaaatttgatttagacTATTAAAGTGacattatgaattaaatattaaatattatgaataatatttatgaattaacatttattatattacactggcactaaatttaaaatatatttttcagaaatcaataataataaaaaaaaatcattaagcaattttttgttttgcggaCTGTTTGGCGCCCCTTTGTGAGTAGCGCCCGGGGCATGATGCCCCCCCTTGCCCACCCCTCGCTACGCCACTGCTATCCCGGTCCTTATTCGGCTATATTGTGTAAAATAGTATAGTTTGTTATTCTTTGGGTAGCATCATAGCAAGCTAGTAGAGTTCTTTGAATTCGTTTGTTGCTTGTTTCGCTGAAAGTTAGATTGAAAGAACATGTTATATTGTAAACACTACAAGTACAATAATTTTGGAAGCTcgctttttcaaaatgaagggTCAAAATCAATCAGAAGTCGTAACCGAAAGTCTTAAGACGAAATTTAACCACTAGCGCCATCTAGGCTTAAATTTGCACGGTCAACCATTCATAAAGATATATTCTTTTTCTCCTTAACGAATTTGTTTGTatactaaagttttaaaaaaaagaaatgaccAGTTTTGACTTTACAGGTATAGACCAACAACTTTTTGATGAACTGATTCAGCAGGAAAACGAAATGCGTTCACACCTGAAGAGCTTCCAAGATCGCCCCGATCTACTGTCTTCTGTCATGAATTATGTCGCAGGACCTCAGAACCACGCTCTGGTCGTGCATGGTCGCCAAGGAAGGGGTAAGAGTGCCCTCTTGGCGGTCGCCGCAGTTCTGAGTGGCGCAGTATTTCCAAATATGCCCATCATACTGAGATCGGTTGGCGTGTCAACTGAATCCTTTACGCAAGAACGAGTCTTAAGAAGTGTCTGCCAACAAATAGCTGCTTTATACGGAAAACACCCATCTTTAGCATCCAGAGTAAGTAAAGAGATTTTACATTTACGCAAGTACGTCGCAGCGCAGTTACTCTCAGTCTCCTACAGAGCATACGCAGAGCTTACGTACTGAAAGCTACGTCCAAAATCACTCCATTGTGACACGTAGAGTTTATACTTGCTATAGCCTGTTTTAAACAGTATACTGTTCAATCATCACGAGAAGACCCCAGATTGCAGAGGAGAAATGGgcttatctgatttttttttttagaaagcaaatatatttcaaaattttttttatagtaaagttGTATGTAGAACgcgtgtataaaaaattttccgtaATTACTACCcttaatatatgtatttttagagaCGTAATGAAAAATGAAGAGTATAAAACATGTATAGCGAgtcacaaaattattatttgagaggagaaaaatcaaaaatacgtAAATTGAACTGCCTTCCCAATTTTTGGTTTTGCGACTACTTatatttaactccgtagccttgtaattttgagcccaatccagaaggcaagggaactcctggatcatgtaTTGGGGGAAATTGTGCCTTCGCGGAGAACTTTGtgatgaaactaaccctcatttgctttacatggagaggaaaaccacgaaaacctcacacggtcagcctgatggcaagggatctctaacccgtgatctgtctaccactgaggatattttacgtctgcatTGTGAGCAATGCGATCTGGCTGTGAAATtggtatcgactagccatcgctggattcgaacccggttcacttcaatAGAAGGCGACTCCAGTGCGCGTTCTTGTGGAATGCTAAATCTCTCTATTAAATGTATAACTGTTGTGTTTCAGAGTATTGCGGAACACAATTCCTTCTTTGCCAATCTCCTGAAGCGAGCCTGTTCCGAGAGACCTCTTCTCATCATACTGGACGGACTGGATCAGGTGGAAGAGTACAGCGGTCGTTCACTCAAATGGTTCCCAACAATTCTACCTCAGCACGTCAAGTTGATACTTGCATTACGTGACGGCAGTAATGAGCTGCAAGAAATACAGGTGAGCCATGTACCTATTTGAAATGACCCCCTCAAAAAAGTTCATATTGGAAGTGCTATTTAAGTGACAGGACAAAAATGCTATCAAAATTTGACGATTCGTCAGTAAGATAAGTAGatttgcacttcaagaagaagatctcCCATACTCACACTTGTAACTAGAAGGGGTGGGATGTGATtccattcaaaaattatgaaaataaagagaAGAAGTCCCtcaaagggataaaaaaaaattactctcttCTCATCaagaatattatgtaaagaTATATATTCAACAGTTGAGACTGGGAGGCTCAAAAGCTCCCCAGTTCAATCGCCTTTAATTCagaattgaaagtaaaatgaattgttcccaacggaccgctaggagcatgggaagagatccaTGGTTGGCAACTTATCGAACGAATTAATGAGTATTGCATTAGCATTGAAATAGaagttagccgttacattgattgttaagaaaacaataaaatattttattttcgcttttcataaaatgtaataaaaattaaatatttggttttatttaattgaaattcggttaaaaatgattaaaaaaaattagcttaaaaattaaagaaattttaaaagctaagaaatatgtaatgtttATTGTGGCATCAAATATATTGTGATGCCACAATAAACATTATAtatgttttgtgtacctggcaacttcgatgcctAATTAGTCtgtttatcaaatatatttataattttaattttcacgaaaatactatttttataagacTAGCATCTTTCTTCCACTATGATTTGaggtaaagaaaatttaatcaaactagaaaataacttaaatatctaCATTCTAATAAAAACGTAGGGTATTTACTTTATAGGgccttatatatatttttttcttacaggaGCGACTCGCAGATGATGTATCAGCGTTTTTAGAAATTCCCGATTTGGATGCCGATGACACTCTGTCGATAATTGAACATCACATGTTGAGCAGAGGACGCCGTTTAACGGACGCACAGATAAGTTTCACTCGCATATGTGTGACTGACAATTCATATCCAAGATACGCCCATGTATTTGCTCACGTGGCATGTTCGTGGCAAACCCTCTCGATTCCGGAACACTTCTGGGCCAGGCACTCTTTGTATGACGTCATTGCTGATTACATTAGCCATTTCAGCGGTACCCTGGGAATAAAATCTCTAGAGCTGTTAATGTTAAACTTAGCAACTTTTAAACATGGTGTGATGAAATCAGAAGTGTTCGATATGTTGGAAACTGAAATAAGTTCTGCTTTTGAACAATGCCTGGCGTTCATATACTTAAAGCACCATCTTACCCCTCTTTTAAGAACTTTCAACAGAAAGGGACACGCCTTCACCCATTTTAGGTGCCAAATTTTCCGGAAACTCTTTAGAACTTATTTAGGAAAAGACCGTTTACATGCATGCTTACAAAGAACTCTAGACTACGTTCAGGGGAATAAAGAAATGGCTTCAGATGATGCAAGACCGGCTAcagaaatcaaaacaaattacaaacaTCAAAGATGGCGGGAGTTGGAGGAATCaactcatttaaaaatcaagttgAATATATCTGTTCGAAATGACTTCTTTAACTGTAAGTGGTTACTCGAGCGTGTAACATATGGTGATCCTTATTTGCTCTTAGAAGAAATCAAACTCTACAAACGGAAAAATCCGGATGACAGAGAAATAGATGTTCTAAGAAAATTCTTGCAGTTATCTTCGTATTCCCTGATGCTTGATTACAGACAACTGTGTACCCAAATAACTGGTCGTTCGCAAGGTTTCTTTTTAGAGAGAGAAAGGCATATTAAATTTCCTACCGTTAAACTGTGGGTGAAAAGTGTGTCAAACTCGACGCCCTATTTCCAAGTGAGAGGGCCTTGTTTTCGTACCCTTGCAGATTTGCAAAAGGTATTCCCTCCGTCTTCCAAAGACAGTGATTGTTTGGATTATGTCACGTGGTTAAACAGTGAGGAAGTGTACTTAGTGACCTATTCAAGTTCAAAAACTGAGCTAGAAGCTTGGAACGCATCGCTGATGAAGAAAATGGCGTCCGTCAAAGAGGTGGAGTGCATAGATGGGATACTGACCCTGGGAAGGAATGCAGAAATAGTTGTGCTGAAACACAGCCGAATAGAAATTGTGGACCTCGCAAGAGGAATCGTGAAAACCCAAATGAAGGAACTCATTGATGTTTCTCAAGGCGTGAAAGTTGTGGATGGCGGGAAAAGTATTTTAGCTCTATCTGAAGGACACGAGGAAATACTGAGGTTCGACACAAACTCCGGCCATGTCGGAAGTCGAATATTTTCTGGAGAGCACAGGTACATCactgatatttatttacatttaataaaaagtgcaTTCCAGATCTAACACCTCAAAAGAGCGCCAGTGTATTCATTTTAGGTCAAAGATGCGTAACCgcaataaatgcttttattaacattgtgattatttttatactattgtcAAGGGTTTTGAAgatatctataaaataatagtaattgaaCTGATGTAAACCCTTCctattgagaaaattttaaattacacttttatAACTTGAAACTGCTATTGAAAAAACtcgactttttttgaaaatctctatttattccatttgaaattaatcatatgtttggggatatttccgtatcgtgattcGTCAtaccaactacaatcgccaaggtggcaaatatattttgaatttgctattttttttttttttaaaaaagacataaaaaaatatgtagatgcTTTCCATGCTTGGCCTAAAATGGGTTAATATGTTTTGAAGTTTGATCAACTTCTTTGAacgaaattttgtattaaaacgtACAACTTTAAAGACATCTGAAGTCGAATTTCATAACTGTTTTCAACTTTGacaacaaagtttttttaaatttatttattttaaaccccCAAACCTTGTATAGTTCGTTCatcaggagttggcacttggttccgccttcatcacgtggtaccCGACGATACTATCTCGTTATTTTTGGGATAGAgatgtgaacaatcctgaacaaggCTGCTATTTGGCATTCGtctgaataaaacatttgtttcgCAATCTTTACGTgcatttctttaacttttaatatttcataaatttgattcttaagtatttaatatttgttaaatgccgatatatatatattaagttatttttagaagtatCTAGTAATATTTAGG
Above is a window of Parasteatoda tepidariorum isolate YZ-2023 chromosome 5, CAS_Ptep_4.0, whole genome shotgun sequence DNA encoding:
- the LOC107452393 gene encoding uncharacterized protein, whose translation is MGSGCSRVSRVRKKIPRNIVFKQSLKSLENGMNSSQDSKEDQESKEEEDDELDALSPTSKLAPEEIRTVSAASTVTVLPGTSISISPVMEELSDLGSFKPLPELTIYPDTVRNLLMGRCSSHKTNDSKSLKEVDLLALVGGPGNFCFLEESKEPLLNVLKEFCFEIGITLNSLVFGYPKVPSGNGYRFLIINFIKKLLKSKRLIILVISGQEYTEIQPPEVIKQSDFDLAVRRMPSIDNRELVHCSYLADVNDTSPCYRLQKNNSDSSESKPLNEEEIIAILKSAFNEKQIECYITSVFEDILQLLQDSEDADLMKRIFMIHIEMPTETNQNPFQNSQRLQRLILKLEEKLPDQNCCHFVKGIEWQELWNGENESKESGAYSNLLAKIKEIILSANKDSGTRYFSKIAGKGIDQQLFDELIQQENEMRSHLKSFQDRPDLLSSVMNYVAGPQNHALVVHGRQGRGKSALLAVAAVLSGAVFPNMPIILRSVGVSTESFTQERVLRSVCQQIAALYGKHPSLASRSIAEHNSFFANLLKRACSERPLLIILDGLDQVEEYSGRSLKWFPTILPQHVKLILALRDGSNELQEIQERLADDVSAFLEIPDLDADDTLSIIEHHMLSRGRRLTDAQISFTRICVTDNSYPRYAHVFAHVACSWQTLSIPEHFWARHSLYDVIADYISHFSGTLGIKSLELLMLNLATFKHGVMKSEVFDMLETEISSAFEQCLAFIYLKHHLTPLLRTFNRKGHAFTHFRCQIFRKLFRTYLGKDRLHACLQRTLDYVQGNKEMASDDARPATEIKTNYKHQRWRELEESTHLKIKLNISVRNDFFNCKWLLERVTYGDPYLLLEEIKLYKRKNPDDREIDVLRKFLQLSSYSLMLDYRQLCTQITGRSQGFFLERERHIKFPTVKLWVKSVSNSTPYFQVRGPCFRTLADLQKVFPPSSKDSDCLDYVTWLNSEEVYLVTYSSSKTELEAWNASLMKKMASVKEVECIDGILTLGRNAEIVVLKHSRIEIVDLARGIVKTQMKELIDVSQGVKVVDGGKSILALSEGHEEILRFDTNSGHVGSRIFSGEHRQLHCLLVSDNGEVCVCGDTFQKPYPLLIWSVQTGVLLRQISLPHHEFLTRNSKINYDGRLLFALSKDLLTPSTSFLSTYDTTTGCIMWDVKPDSNITAIGLCQESERVIVTTERGDIYGWDMFTGEEGFSIFDPSCYVSRIETAVNKTFLTWDSMSQDRSLKLWDTTTGACIATFIADFNIYDCALSHEGYDIAILMCNKCTPVILSLKGVSRLKHTTASD